One window of Magallana gigas chromosome 2, xbMagGiga1.1, whole genome shotgun sequence genomic DNA carries:
- the LOC105345076 gene encoding angiopoietin-related protein 2 translates to MLCWIFILGICSISYCAAEDSVRYQERGNVQFVPIATTPSSQAVVENDIKIMKEQINSLLKQRDYDRAHIKELERRTIENRDASIKNKAEVVQLKVQVSEILSRLTTIDGNMEDFQLQQANLDNLLTQNKLDIRDSKSQRDNIKRSVHKLDKKLSPLKEEISNKFTNLSTKFDLFTYEYRNTTEHLMRRLAKAEIKIESRKTQHKTDIYAKMKEKYGKRKNYPDVNTNEVEGSGEIDREFIKTGPLGGSDVEEGSGAGVDTPMFLKVKDFITEIYDRDIEISALHEMFFDMEDHLERIEGKMASIQLGNFMERLQSSLVNFTQNVITLDQWKIASSDIVNSTQINQQKIQQVTQMILNNTQHIQELEWKLANTQGLSYQQFSLLRMHVIQLNNTVQDIKEDLLKRKNKHSSYSSSGVNSQVSLPQLKTLSSRVEDLALQIIYNENRISKLEIEALNNSLFECRKFNADVYQDSRLLFLEKSQQRVNEDMIKMQEVTRKLDQGLYRIYLSSKNNTQLISTNGAQLQQLKNFLPYIIETHREMVNFRFHLPKDCDEYYHHGSRLSGEYVIYPTYANMSQIVQCEMEEGVGGWTVIQHRFDGSVDFANNWNMYVRGFGKTDGEFWMGNQLIYYLTTEKKNSLKIEMTDLDGKLWVAEYEKFILLDDEKFTLSVDGYHGNATDGLGYGNRMGFSAIDKDNDGASSHCAMYYMAGWWYKHCHYGNLNGRYDLGMVWYNFETDEWIQLKSSKMKIIPKR, encoded by the exons atgttgtgttGGATTTTTATTTTGGGAATTTGTTCTATCTCGTATTGTGCTGCAGAGGACAGTGTGAGATATCAGGAAAGAGGAAATGTCCAGTTTGTTCCCATAGCAACAACTCCATCTTCTCAAGCTGTTGTagaaaatgatatcaaaatcaTGAAGGAGCAAATAAATTCACTTCTGAAGCAGCGAGATTATGATAG AGCTCACATCAAAGAACTTGAACGAAGAACCATTGAAAATCGAGATGCATCCATTAAGAACAAAGCAGAGGTGGTGCAGCTTAAGGTCCAAGTCTCCGAGATTCTCTCCAGACTCACCACTATTGATGGAAACATGGAGGACTTTCAGCTCCAGCAAGCTAACCTTGACAATCTCCTGACCCAGAACAAGTTAGACATCAGGGACAGTAAATCTCAGAGAGACAACATCAAGAGATCTGTCCACAAACTGGACAAGAAGTTGTCTCCCTTAAAAGAGGAGATATCCAACAAGTTCACGAATTTGTCCACTAAGTTTGACTTATTTACTTACGAGTATCGAAACACAACAGAACACCTGATGCGAAGGTTAGCAAAAGCTGAGATTAAGATTGAAAGCAGGAAAACACAACACAAGACCGATATCTATGCtaaaatgaaagagaaatatgggaAGAGGAAGAATTATCCAGATGTCAATACCAATGAAGTTGAGGGGTCTGGAGAGATAGATAGGGAGTTCATAAAAACTGGACCTCTGGGTGGTAGTGATGTGGAAGAGGGGAGTGGAGCTGGAGTAGACACGCCCATGTTTCTAAAGGTCAAGGACTTCATAACAGAAATATATGACCGTGACATTGAAATCTCTGCCCTTCATGAAATGTTCTTTGACATGGAAGATCACCTTGAGAGGATAGAAGGAAAGATGGCATCCATTCAGCTAGGAAACTTTATGGAAAGACTGCAAAGTTCTCTTGTTAATTTCACACAAAACGTTATTACTCTGGACCAGTGGAAAATAGCTAGCTCTGATATAGTGAATTCTACCCAGATCAACCAGCAGAAGATTCAGCAGGTGACACAGATGATCCTTAACAATACTCAACACATTCAGGAGCTGGAGTGGAAGCTGGCAAACACTCAGGGTCTGTCCTACCAGCAGTTCAGCTTACTCAGAATGCATGTCATACAACTAAACAACACGGTGCAAGACATCAAAGAAGATTTACTGAAAAGAAAGAACAAGCACAGCAGTTACTCCAGCAGTGGCGTTAATTCACAAGTTTCACTGCCTCAACTTAAAACTTTGTCTTCCCGAGTAGAGGACCTAGCCTTGCAAATAATCTACAATGAAAACCGCATCTCCAAGTTAGAAATTGAAGCACTCAATAATTCTCTTTTTGAATGTCGTAAGTTTAATGCAGATGTGTACCAAGATAGCAGACTCCTGTTCCTGGAAAAATCGCAGCAGCGAGTGAATGAGGACATGATCAAAATGCAGGAGGTCACCAGAAAACTTGACCAGGGTTTATACCGAATCTACCTCAGTTCAAAAAACAATACTCAGCTCATCTCAACCAATGGTGCACAGCTTCAACAGTTGAAGAATTTCTTGCCTTACATCATAGAGACTCATCGAGAGATGGTCAACTTCAGATTTCATCTTCCAAAAG ACTGTGATGAATATTACCATCATGGAAGCCGATTGTCGGGAGAGTACGTGATTTACCCTACGTATGCCAACATGTCTCAAATAGTTCAGTGTGAAATGGAGGAGGGAGTCGGAGGCTGGACTGTGATTCAGCATCGATTTGATGGCAGCGTTGATTTTGCCAACAACTGGAATATGTACGTAAGGGGGTTTGGTAAGACTGACGGTGAATTCTGGATGGGAAATCAACTCATCTACTACCTCACAACCGAAAAGAAAAACTCCCTTAAGATAGAAATGACCGATCTTGATGGAAAACTCTGGGTGGCAGAATACGAAAAATTCATTCTGCTTGATGATGAAAAGTTTACCTTATCCGTCGATGGTTACCATGGAAATGCAACTGATGGGTTGGGGTATGGAAATCGGATGGGATTTAGTGCAATAGACAAAGACAATGATGGGGCTAGCTCTCACTGTGCGATGTATTACATGGCAGGATGGTGGTACAAACATTGTCACTATGGCAACCTGAATGGCCGCTATGACCTTGGAATGGTGTGGTACAATTTTGAAACTGATGAATGGATACAGCTAAAATCcagcaaaatgaaaattataccaAAGAGATAG